GGATGGTCGAAATCACAGGTCTGGAGTTAATATGAAAGTTTCCATCGTCATTCCTTGTTATAACGAGAAAAATACGATTCGTAATATTCTGGAAACAGTAAAGAAAGTTCCGATCAAAAACAAGGAAATCATTCTCGTGGACGATTGTTCCAAGGATGGAACGAAAGATCTTCTTCAAACTCCCGCTCTTAAAAAACTGGCCAACCAGATTATTTTTCACGAAGTCAATTATGGAAAAGGAGCCGCTCTTAGAACGGGTTTTAAAGCCGCAACCGGAGATATCGTAATCGTTCAAGATGCGGATTTGGAATACGATCCGTTTGAAATTCCGGAAGTGATCGATCCGATCTACAAAGGCAAAGCGGACGTCGTATTCGGAAGCAGATTCCTGAGCGGACGTCCGCATAGAGTTGTTTATTACTGGCATCGATTGGGGAATATGGTGCTAACGACCCTTTCCAACATGTTCACCAATATCAACTTAACGGACATGGAAACTTGTTATAAAGCGTTTCGTAGAGAAATCATCCAGTCCATCGATATCAAAGAAAATCGTTTCGGCTTCGAACCAGAAATCACCGCAAAGGTTGCTAAAATTCCGGATGTTCGTATCTTTGAAGTAGGTATCTCCTATTACGGAAGGACTTACGCGGAAGGAAAAAAGATTGGTTGGAAAGACGGTTTTCGCGCAATTTATTGCATTCTTCGTTATAACTTATTCGACTGAAAAATGATCTTACGTTTAAAATTGTAGTTCCTACATTTTGATGTTTTGAGTTACCGCTCTAAATTTGGAAAACTCCCTGTTTTGTAATTCTCATTTGTTTTTTGGAACCCTCAGGAAAAAACTCAAAAAAACTTACGAAAGAACCGGGTTTAAAATCTCTTTACCGATCCTTTTTTGTCTTCGGGAAAATTCTTTTTCAAAAAATCAAACGGCATATTTACATACTCAAAATTATCTCGAAAAACCCAACCCAATCTTTTTGTCTTAATTCAAACCTGAGTTTAGGGTTCATCTCAAAATTCAAATTTTCTATTACAGAAAAGTCTAAAATGCAATTACCCTTTCACACTTCTCTTTGGCTCCAAAAATGAGGCACGCCAAATCATGTTAACTCGACAGGTTAGCGTTTTTGTTATTGCAACGCAAAATATGATGTTCGAATTCCGTTCCGTTTTTTCTTGTGGAGTTTGAAAAATCAGAGGATGAAACATTAAATCCCTTGCGAGATCAATCAAAAATTTATTTCTCATTTGTTATTGAATCTACGGATTGATATAATTAATATGAATAAAGACATCTTTGGAGAAAGAATTATGGAAACCAAATCCGACCCCCTTAACCAAAAATCCAATGAACTGAAACTTTCGATTGAAAACATTTCCTCCGCCGGAACCCTTCCCGGCCCAGCGATCATAGTTCAAATACAAGGAGACATCAACATATTCTCTGCCAAAAAATTAAAAGATGCCTTTAACGAAGCTATAGAAAAAAAAGTTTATATTCATCTTATAGATCTTTCGGGCGTACGTACTATGGATTCCTCCGGAATTGCCACCTTTATCGGAGCTCAGAACCAATTGAGCAAAATTCCCGGCGGTGGGCTCGTGCTCTATTCTCTCACTCCTCAGATCGAAAAAATGCTCGAATTAACGAGACTCAAAGCGCTTTTCCGTACGGCTTCCAACTTTTCAGAAGCGATTCGAATTCTTAGCGTATAACTGATTCCATTGGAAAACGTCTGAAAAACAATCGAAAGAATTTGTATTTTGAACTTGTTAAAGATTGATTCGGGATCTATTTTAAAAAATACCTTACAATAGGAAAAATTACAGTTTGAAATTTACGGAATCGTTAAAATGTTTCATCGAAATACAGTAAAAAGAAATTTTTATGATTTGAGACAGTGCACGCTACAAACTAAAGATATAAAGGAAAATCCCTCAATGATCAATTAGAATTTGTTCTCTCCGATTTCTCCTTCTAACATAATTCGAATCAATTCGTTTAGAATTGAGTAAAAACGAATCCTTAGGTAAAACGTCTTTTAAAAGCTTGTTTCGGTCTCAAAATGTAGAAACTCCTACAATTTTAAACAACGGGGAAAAAACCTCAATACAACATAATCTGTAGGAACTCATAACCAACCCCACAAATACTTGGATCCGAAGATAAAACCTGTCGGAATTCCAACCAAATCTTCTGTGAAACTTAGTTCCCACAACGCGCCCTAAACACCGACCCATAGGAAGGTGTTTACTGAGTTTAGGAAGCGTTGTGCTGAGTTTCCCTTATTTTTGGGTGGGATGACGAGCTCTGCTGAAGAGCGAGGCGCTGAGTTTGGAGGCGGAAAGACTCGGGAGATTTTTCTCTATCAGAAAATTATACTTTTTGCAAGTAAAAAGCCTTATTCTTGTCGGAACACTTCAAAAATACCAGCTTTTGATCCTTCTGACTCCAGAACCCTATGCAGCTTGTGGGGTTGGTTATGATAGGACCTCCTACATTTTTTTAGAAACTTTACCGGATTTAAAGATTTTTTTAGGTTTTGAAACGGGTTCTAATGTTCAAATAAAGTATCTTTCACACGGTATGCAGTTTAATTTTATTTAGAAAAATTTAAAAAGACATTCAATTTTTGAGATTATTTTTAACGCGATATTTACTCAAAATAAAAAATTATATTTTTATTATATAGATTCACTTTGGAAATAATAAAATTTTCCGTAAAAAATTTCGTTTGGTTTTTGTAAAAACGATACTTCCCGCTTCTATTCTTCGAAAACTTAATTTGGATCTAATTTTTCGACCAAATAGTTTGCAATGGAAACTAAAAAGCAGAACTCCGTCGACATTAACAGGCCTGAATTTACAATCTATGGAAAAAACATAGTCAGAATGAGTCCCCTTGCATTTTAGTATTTTTAAGATACTAAAGCGGAGATTTTTCACTTCTAATTCCCATGAATTTAAATCAAACTCGAAATCTTAAGATTTCCTTGAAGAACGTCATTTACATTCTCATCTTTTATTTTTCCCCGTTTCCCGTGTTTTCGGAATCTCAAACGAAAAGTACGGACCAGCAAAAAGTCATTCCTTTCATACAGGCAAACTCAGAAATTCAAACGGAACAAATTCTCCCAAACCAAACTGCATCTGTCGGAACAAAGGAATCGCCAAAAAGAGTGGATCAGAAAAAAGGAAGTTGGAGTTTTCAGTGGGGTTATAATCGCGATTCTTATACACAAAGTGATATCAATTTTCACGGCCCCGGATATAAATTCACTTTGAAAGACGTGGTTGCAAAGGATAGACCCGAAAAATTCGATCCTTCCGTTTATCTGAACCCGAGTCTTTGGGAGATCCCTCAATATAACTTTCGTCTAACTTATTATATTACGGATAGATTCTTCTTCGCTTTTGGCCAAGATCACATGAAATACGTGATGAGCCGAGGACAAGCGGCAAACATTTACGGTTATATCGACCCTCTT
The nucleotide sequence above comes from Leptospira weilii. Encoded proteins:
- a CDS encoding STAS domain-containing protein translates to METKSDPLNQKSNELKLSIENISSAGTLPGPAIIVQIQGDINIFSAKKLKDAFNEAIEKKVYIHLIDLSGVRTMDSSGIATFIGAQNQLSKIPGGGLVLYSLTPQIEKMLELTRLKALFRTASNFSEAIRILSV
- a CDS encoding glycosyltransferase family 2 protein, with protein sequence MKVSIVIPCYNEKNTIRNILETVKKVPIKNKEIILVDDCSKDGTKDLLQTPALKKLANQIIFHEVNYGKGAALRTGFKAATGDIVIVQDADLEYDPFEIPEVIDPIYKGKADVVFGSRFLSGRPHRVVYYWHRLGNMVLTTLSNMFTNINLTDMETCYKAFRREIIQSIDIKENRFGFEPEITAKVAKIPDVRIFEVGISYYGRTYAEGKKIGWKDGFRAIYCILRYNLFD